The Paramisgurnus dabryanus chromosome 3, PD_genome_1.1, whole genome shotgun sequence genome includes a window with the following:
- the LOC135734160 gene encoding NXPE family member 3-like, which yields MSLHMASSNKMNLETCSLYIYMTRRLKLLFIGLCLGITGFLVVWIYFGSKEVKQPPTSILLQHFAKLYNSRNFSTPPADVQLEITSENPESNLRSFYSGIGISSESYSSLQQEIYWAEPDRPITDVSMSTSAAHSTFIIQNLKDSYQIGEELFVTIHARDFNNESKRYGGDYFQAKLFSSENPPKASVFGEVEDLLNGSYSVRFLLPWVGQAQVAVRLIHSSEGVQVLKHHRDTDSDRIYFLGYFEGPGPDGNRYTETVKCNVKWDRNGLERMGTGDCCCDYKDPRNGEEWRCERPNSLPCSAHIYHSMGGYYNRVTDKEAMFMSETNKYINGQTTPINILPSNETVRIDVTQKCRPGLRSPVPAGFYLDDVWESFVCSTRHFTAGTIAQCLKDKHIYLMGDSSLRQWFDFLLEAEPTLKWMNNHVEYQAGPLIAVDVENNIDLHWRSHGLPLRFVKTQVTNIHYICNQIDDLTGGSHTFIVFNLGPHFTTYPLEYFTRRVMRVRKAVLDMLQRAPDTTFIIKTVNTGYKDVFGSDWYSLQLDRIIRWAFKDVNVYILDVWQMTSCHYNEEDIHPGPVIIKNEIDILLSFICPE from the exons ATGTCATTACACATGGCTTCAAGCAACAAAATGAACCTCGAAACATGCAGCCTATACA TTTACATGACGAGGCGCTTAAAGTTGTTGTTTATTGGCCTGTGCCTTGGAATTACAGGATTCTTG GTTGTATGGATTTACTTTGGAAGTAAAGAAGTGAAACAACCTCCAACCAGCATTTTGCTTCAGCACTTTGCCAAACTTTACAACTCCAGAAACTTCTCCACCCCTCCTGCTGATGTTCAGCTAGAAATCACTTCAGAAAACCCAGAGTCAAATTTAAGATCATTTTACTCTGGAATTGGAATCAGTTCAGAAAGTTACTCCAGTTTACAGCAGGAAATCTACTGGGCCGAACCGGACAGACCAATAACAGATGTGTCTATGAGTACAAGTGCAGCTCACTCCACTTTCATCATTCAGAACCTGAAAGACAGCTACCAAATAGGAGAGGAGCTTTTTGTTACTATCCATGCCAGGGACTTTAACAATGAATCTAAACGTTATGGAGGAGATTACTTTCAAGCAAAGCTTTTCTCATCCGAAAATCCCCCAAAG GCCAGTGTGTTTGGGGAGGTGGAGGATTTGCTCAATGGCTCTTACTCTGTGCGTTTTCTTCTGCCGTGGGTTGGACAGGCACAGGTGGCTGTGCGTCTGATCCACTCCAGTGAAGGGGTGCAGGTCCTCAAGCATCACAGAGACACTGATTCTGACAGAATTTACTTTCTTGGATATTTTGAAGGTCCAGGACCAGATGGGAACAGGTATACAGAAACAGTGAAGTGTAATGTGAAGTGGGACAGGAATGGACTGGAGAGGATGGGGACTGGAGATTGCTGCTGTGATTATAAAGATCCTCGCAATGGAGAAGAATGGCGCTGTGAGAGACCCAATTCCTTGCCATGCAGCGCTCACATCTATCACTCTATGGGCGGGTATTACAATCGTGTGACAGACAAAGAAGCAATGTTTAT GAGTGAAACCAACAAATACATCAATGGACAAACAACACCGATCAATATTCTTCCTTCCAATGAAACAGTGCGAATTG ATGTAACACAGAAATGTCGTCCTGGTTTGCGCTCACCAGTTCCAGCTGGGTTTTACCTGGATGATGTTTGGGAGTCCTTTGTGTGTAGCACCCGTCATTTTACTGCCGGAACAATAGCACAGTGCCTGAAAGACAAACACATCTACCTGATGGGAGACTCTTCTTTGAGACAGTGGTTTGACTTCTTGCTGGAAGCAGAACCAA CTTTAAAGTGGATGAACAATCATGTTGAATATCAGGCAGGGCCTCTTATAGCAGTGGATGTGGAGAACAACATTGACTTACACTGGAGGTCTCACGGTCTTCCTCTACGCTTTGTTAAAACACAAGTGACTAATATCCACTACATCTGTAATCAGATTGATGATCTGACTGGAGGATCTCACacttttattgtatttaatcTGGGGCCACACTTCACAACATACCCTCTCGAGTACTTCACCCGAAGAGTGATGAGGGTCCGCAAAGCTGTGCTAGATATGTTACAACGGGCACCAGACACTACCTTTATAATCAAGACTGTCAACACCGGCTATAAG GATGTGTTTGGCAGTGACTGGTATTCTCTGCAGTTGGACAGAATCATACGGTGGGCTTTTAAGGatgttaatgtttatattttggaTGTTTGGCAAATGACATCCTGTCACTACAATGAAGAGGACATTCATCCAGGTCCtgtcattatcaaaaatgagataGACATTTTGCTTTCTTTCATTTGCCCTGAATGA